A single region of the Gorilla gorilla gorilla isolate KB3781 chromosome 1, NHGRI_mGorGor1-v2.1_pri, whole genome shotgun sequence genome encodes:
- the RBM15 gene encoding RNA-binding protein 15 isoform X1: MRTAGRDPVPRRSPRWRRAVPLCETSAGRRVNQLRGDDLRRPATMKGKERSPVKAKRSRGGEDSTSRGERSKKLGGSGGSNGSSSGKTDSGGGSRRSLHLDKSSSRGGSREYDTGGGSSSSRLHSYSSPSTKNSSGGGESRSSSRGGGGESRSSGAASSAPGGGDGAEYKTLKISELGSQLSDEAVEDGLFHEFKRFGDVSVKISHLSGSGSGDERVAFVNFRRPEDARAAKHARGRLVLYDRPLKIEAVYVSRRRSRSPLDKDTYPPSASVVGASVGGHRHPPGGGGGQRSLSPGGAALGYRDYRLQQLALGRLPPPPPPPLPRDLERERDYPFYERVRPAYSLEPRVGAGAGAAPFRKVDEISPEDDQRANRTLFLGNLDITVTESDLRRAFDRFGVITEVDIKRPSRGQTSTYGFLKFENLDMSHRAKLAMSGKIIIRNPIKIGYGKATPTTRLWVGGLGPWVPLAALAREFDRFGTIRTIDYRKGDSWAYIQYESLDAAHAAWTHMRGFPLGGPDRRLRVDFADTEHRYQQQYLQPLPLTHYELVTDAFGHRAPDPLRGTRDRTPPLLYRDRDRDLYPDSDWVPPPPPVRERSTRTAATSVPAYEPLDSLDRRRDGWSLDRDRGDRDLPSSRDQPRKRRLPEESGGRHLDRSPESDRPRKRHCAPSPDRSPELSSSRDRYNSDNDRSSRLLLERPSPIRDRRGSLEKSQGDKRDRKNSASAERDRKHRTAAPTEGKSPLKKEDRSDGSAPSTSTASSKLKSPSQKQDGGTAPVASASPKLCLAWQGMLLLKNSNFPSNMHLLQGDLQVASSLLVEGSTGGKVAQLKITQRLRLDQPKLDEVTRRIKVAGPNGYAILLAVPGSSDSRSSSSSAASDTATSTQRPLRNLVSYLKQKQAAGVISLPVGGNKDKENTGVLHAFPPCEFSQQFLDSPAKALAKSEEDYLVMIIVRGFGFQIGVRYENKKRENLALTLL; the protein is encoded by the exons ATGAGGACTGCGGGGCGGGACCCTGTGCCGCGGCGGAGTCCAAGATGGCGGCGTGCGGTTCCGCTGTGTGAAACGAGCGCGGGGCGGCGGGTTAATCAGCTCCGCGGAGACGACCTCCGACGACCCGCAACAATGAAGGGAAAAGAGCGCTCGCCAGTGAAGGCCAAACGCTCCCGTGGTGGTGAGGACTCGACTTCCCGCGGTGAGCGGAGCAAGAAGTTAGGGGGCTCTGGTGGCAGCAATGGGAGCAGCAGCGGAAAGACCGATAGCGGCGGTGGGTCGCGGCGGAGTCTCCACCTGGACAAGTCCAGCAGTCGAGGTGGCAGCCGCGAGTATGACACCGGTGGGGGCAGCTCCAGTAGTCGCTTGCATAGTTATAGCTCCCCGAGCACCAAAAATTCTTCGGGCGGGGGCGAGTCGCGCAGCAGCTCCCGGGGTGGAGGCGGGGAGTCACGTTCCTCTGGGGCCGCCTCCTCAGCTCCCGGCGGCGGGGACGGCGCGGAATACAAGACTCTGAAGATAAGCGAGTTGGGGTCCCAGCTTAGTGACGAAGCGGTGGAGGACGGCCTGTTTCATGAGTTCAAACGCTTCGGTGATGTAAGTGTGAAAATCAGTCATCTTTCGGGTTCTGGCAGCGGGGATGAGCGGGTAGCCTTTGTGAACTTCCGGCGGCCAGAGGACGCGCGGGCGGCCAAGCATGCCAGAGGCCGCCTGGTGCTCTATGACCGGCCTCTGAAGATAGAAGCTGTGTATGTGAGCCGGCGCCGCAGCCGCTCCCCTTTAGACAAAGATACTTATCCTCCATCAGCCAGCGTGGTCGGGGCCTCTGTAGGTGGTCACCGGCACCCCCCTGGAGGTGGTGGAGGCCAGAGATCACTTTCCCCTGGTGGCGCTGCTTTGGGATACAGAGACTACCGGCTGCAGCAGTTGGCTCTTGGCCGCCTGCCCCCTCCACCTCCGCCACCATTGCCTCGAGacctggagagagaaagagactacCCGTTCTATGAGAGAGTGCGCCCTGCATACAGTCTTGAGCCAAGGGTGGGAGCTGGGGCAGGTGCTGCCCCTTTCAGAAAAGTGGATGAGATTTCACCCGAGGATGATCAGCGAGCTAACCGGACGCTCTTCTTGGGCAACCTAGACATCACTGTAACGGAGAGTGATTTAAGAAGGGCGTTTGATCGTTTTGGAGTCATCACAGAAGTAGATATCAAGAGGCCTTCTCGCGGCCAGACTAGTACTTACGGCTTTCTCAAATTTGAGAACTTAGATATGTCTCACCGGGCCAAATTAGCAATGTCTGGCAAAATTATAATTCGGAATCCTATCAAAATTGGTTATGGTAAAGCTACACCCACCACCCGCCTCTGGGTGGGAGGCCTGGGACCTTGGGTTCCTCTTGCTGCCCTGGCACGAGAATTTGATCGATTTGGCACCATACGCACCATAGACTACCGAAAAGGTGATAGTTGGGCATATATCCAGTATGAAAGCCTGGATGCAGCGCATGCTGCCTGGACCCATATGCGGGGCTTCCCACTTGGTGGCCCAGATCGACGCCTTAGAGTAGACTTTGCCGACACCGAACATCGTTACCAGCAGCAGtatctgcagcctctgcccttgACTCATTATGAGCTGGTGACAGATGCTTTTGGACATCGGGCACCAGACCCTTTGAGGGGTACTCGGGATAGGACACCACCCTTACTATACAGAGATCGTGATAGGGACCTTTATCCTGACTCTGATTGggtgccacccccacccccagtccgAGAACGCAGCACTCGGACTGCAGCTACTTCTGTGCCTGCTTACGAGCCACTGGATAGCCTAGATCGCAGGCGGGATGGTTGGTCCTTGGACCGGGACAGAGGTGATCGAGATCtgcccagcagcagagaccagcctaggaagaGAAGGCTGCCTGAGGAGAGTGGAGGACGTCATCTGGATAGGTCTCCTGAGAGTGACCGCCCACGAAAACGTCACTGCGCTCCTTCTCCTGACCGCAGTCCAGAATTGAGCAGTAGCCGGGATCGTTACAACAGCGACAATGATCGATCTTCCCGTCTTCTCTTGGAAAGGCCCTCTCCAATCAGAGACAGACGAGGTAGTTTGGAGAAGAGCCAGGGTGACAAGCGAGACCGTAAAAACTCTGCATCAGCTGAACGAGATAGGAAGCACCGGACAGCTGCTCCCACTGAGGGAAAAAGCCCTCTGAAAAAAGAAGACCGCTCTGATGGGAGTGCACCTAGCACCAGCACTGCTTCCTCCAAGCTGAAGTCCCCGTCCCAGAAACAGGATGGGGGGACAGCCCCTGTGGCATCAGCCTCTCCCAAACTCTGTTTGGCCTGGCAGGGCATGCTTCTACTGAAGAACAGCAACTTTCCTTCCAACATGCATCTGTTGCAGGGTGACCTCCAAGTGGCTAGTAGTCTTCTTGTGGAGGGTTCAACTGGAGGCAAAGTGGCCCAGCTCAAGATCACTCAGCGTCTCCGTTTGGACCAGCCCAAGCTGGATGAAGTAACTCGACGCATCAAAGTAGCAGGGCCCAATGGTTATGCCATTCTTTTGGCTGTGCCTGGAAGTTCTGACAGCcggtcctcctcttcctcagctgCATCAGACACTGCCACTTCTACTCAGAGGCCACTTAGGAACCTTGTGTCCTATTTAAAGCAAAAGCAGGCAGCCGGGGTGATCAGCCTCCCTGTGGGGGGCAACAAAGACAAGGAAAACACCGGGGTCCTTCATGCCTTCCCACCTTGTGAGTTCTCCCAGCAGTTCCTGGATTCCCCTGCCAAGGCACTGGCCAAATCTGAAGAAGATTACCTGGTCATGATCATTGTCCGTG gGTTTGGTTTTCAGATAGGAGTTAGGTATGAgaacaagaagagagaaaacttgGCGCTGACCCTGTTATAG
- the RBM15 gene encoding RNA-binding protein 15 isoform X2, translated as MRTAGRDPVPRRSPRWRRAVPLCETSAGRRVNQLRGDDLRRPATMKGKERSPVKAKRSRGGEDSTSRGERSKKLGGSGGSNGSSSGKTDSGGGSRRSLHLDKSSSRGGSREYDTGGGSSSSRLHSYSSPSTKNSSGGGESRSSSRGGGGESRSSGAASSAPGGGDGAEYKTLKISELGSQLSDEAVEDGLFHEFKRFGDVSVKISHLSGSGSGDERVAFVNFRRPEDARAAKHARGRLVLYDRPLKIEAVYVSRRRSRSPLDKDTYPPSASVVGASVGGHRHPPGGGGGQRSLSPGGAALGYRDYRLQQLALGRLPPPPPPPLPRDLERERDYPFYERVRPAYSLEPRVGAGAGAAPFRKVDEISPEDDQRANRTLFLGNLDITVTESDLRRAFDRFGVITEVDIKRPSRGQTSTYGFLKFENLDMSHRAKLAMSGKIIIRNPIKIGYGKATPTTRLWVGGLGPWVPLAALAREFDRFGTIRTIDYRKGDSWAYIQYESLDAAHAAWTHMRGFPLGGPDRRLRVDFADTEHRYQQQYLQPLPLTHYELVTDAFGHRAPDPLRGTRDRTPPLLYRDRDRDLYPDSDWVPPPPPVRERSTRTAATSVPAYEPLDSLDRRRDGWSLDRDRGDRDLPSSRDQPRKRRLPEESGGRHLDRSPESDRPRKRHCAPSPDRSPELSSSRDRYNSDNDRSSRLLLERPSPIRDRRGSLEKSQGDKRDRKNSASAERDRKHRTAAPTEGKSPLKKEDRSDGSAPSTSTASSKLKSPSQKQDGGTAPVASASPKLCLAWQGMLLLKNSNFPSNMHLLQGDLQVASSLLVEGSTGGKVAQLKITQRLRLDQPKLDEVTRRIKVAGPNGYAILLAVPGSSDSRSSSSSAASDTATSTQRPLRNLVSYLKQKQAAGVISLPVGGNKDKENTGVLHAFPPCEFSQQFLDSPAKALAKSEEDYLVMIIVRAKLVEQRMKIWNSKL; from the coding sequence ATGAGGACTGCGGGGCGGGACCCTGTGCCGCGGCGGAGTCCAAGATGGCGGCGTGCGGTTCCGCTGTGTGAAACGAGCGCGGGGCGGCGGGTTAATCAGCTCCGCGGAGACGACCTCCGACGACCCGCAACAATGAAGGGAAAAGAGCGCTCGCCAGTGAAGGCCAAACGCTCCCGTGGTGGTGAGGACTCGACTTCCCGCGGTGAGCGGAGCAAGAAGTTAGGGGGCTCTGGTGGCAGCAATGGGAGCAGCAGCGGAAAGACCGATAGCGGCGGTGGGTCGCGGCGGAGTCTCCACCTGGACAAGTCCAGCAGTCGAGGTGGCAGCCGCGAGTATGACACCGGTGGGGGCAGCTCCAGTAGTCGCTTGCATAGTTATAGCTCCCCGAGCACCAAAAATTCTTCGGGCGGGGGCGAGTCGCGCAGCAGCTCCCGGGGTGGAGGCGGGGAGTCACGTTCCTCTGGGGCCGCCTCCTCAGCTCCCGGCGGCGGGGACGGCGCGGAATACAAGACTCTGAAGATAAGCGAGTTGGGGTCCCAGCTTAGTGACGAAGCGGTGGAGGACGGCCTGTTTCATGAGTTCAAACGCTTCGGTGATGTAAGTGTGAAAATCAGTCATCTTTCGGGTTCTGGCAGCGGGGATGAGCGGGTAGCCTTTGTGAACTTCCGGCGGCCAGAGGACGCGCGGGCGGCCAAGCATGCCAGAGGCCGCCTGGTGCTCTATGACCGGCCTCTGAAGATAGAAGCTGTGTATGTGAGCCGGCGCCGCAGCCGCTCCCCTTTAGACAAAGATACTTATCCTCCATCAGCCAGCGTGGTCGGGGCCTCTGTAGGTGGTCACCGGCACCCCCCTGGAGGTGGTGGAGGCCAGAGATCACTTTCCCCTGGTGGCGCTGCTTTGGGATACAGAGACTACCGGCTGCAGCAGTTGGCTCTTGGCCGCCTGCCCCCTCCACCTCCGCCACCATTGCCTCGAGacctggagagagaaagagactacCCGTTCTATGAGAGAGTGCGCCCTGCATACAGTCTTGAGCCAAGGGTGGGAGCTGGGGCAGGTGCTGCCCCTTTCAGAAAAGTGGATGAGATTTCACCCGAGGATGATCAGCGAGCTAACCGGACGCTCTTCTTGGGCAACCTAGACATCACTGTAACGGAGAGTGATTTAAGAAGGGCGTTTGATCGTTTTGGAGTCATCACAGAAGTAGATATCAAGAGGCCTTCTCGCGGCCAGACTAGTACTTACGGCTTTCTCAAATTTGAGAACTTAGATATGTCTCACCGGGCCAAATTAGCAATGTCTGGCAAAATTATAATTCGGAATCCTATCAAAATTGGTTATGGTAAAGCTACACCCACCACCCGCCTCTGGGTGGGAGGCCTGGGACCTTGGGTTCCTCTTGCTGCCCTGGCACGAGAATTTGATCGATTTGGCACCATACGCACCATAGACTACCGAAAAGGTGATAGTTGGGCATATATCCAGTATGAAAGCCTGGATGCAGCGCATGCTGCCTGGACCCATATGCGGGGCTTCCCACTTGGTGGCCCAGATCGACGCCTTAGAGTAGACTTTGCCGACACCGAACATCGTTACCAGCAGCAGtatctgcagcctctgcccttgACTCATTATGAGCTGGTGACAGATGCTTTTGGACATCGGGCACCAGACCCTTTGAGGGGTACTCGGGATAGGACACCACCCTTACTATACAGAGATCGTGATAGGGACCTTTATCCTGACTCTGATTGggtgccacccccacccccagtccgAGAACGCAGCACTCGGACTGCAGCTACTTCTGTGCCTGCTTACGAGCCACTGGATAGCCTAGATCGCAGGCGGGATGGTTGGTCCTTGGACCGGGACAGAGGTGATCGAGATCtgcccagcagcagagaccagcctaggaagaGAAGGCTGCCTGAGGAGAGTGGAGGACGTCATCTGGATAGGTCTCCTGAGAGTGACCGCCCACGAAAACGTCACTGCGCTCCTTCTCCTGACCGCAGTCCAGAATTGAGCAGTAGCCGGGATCGTTACAACAGCGACAATGATCGATCTTCCCGTCTTCTCTTGGAAAGGCCCTCTCCAATCAGAGACAGACGAGGTAGTTTGGAGAAGAGCCAGGGTGACAAGCGAGACCGTAAAAACTCTGCATCAGCTGAACGAGATAGGAAGCACCGGACAGCTGCTCCCACTGAGGGAAAAAGCCCTCTGAAAAAAGAAGACCGCTCTGATGGGAGTGCACCTAGCACCAGCACTGCTTCCTCCAAGCTGAAGTCCCCGTCCCAGAAACAGGATGGGGGGACAGCCCCTGTGGCATCAGCCTCTCCCAAACTCTGTTTGGCCTGGCAGGGCATGCTTCTACTGAAGAACAGCAACTTTCCTTCCAACATGCATCTGTTGCAGGGTGACCTCCAAGTGGCTAGTAGTCTTCTTGTGGAGGGTTCAACTGGAGGCAAAGTGGCCCAGCTCAAGATCACTCAGCGTCTCCGTTTGGACCAGCCCAAGCTGGATGAAGTAACTCGACGCATCAAAGTAGCAGGGCCCAATGGTTATGCCATTCTTTTGGCTGTGCCTGGAAGTTCTGACAGCcggtcctcctcttcctcagctgCATCAGACACTGCCACTTCTACTCAGAGGCCACTTAGGAACCTTGTGTCCTATTTAAAGCAAAAGCAGGCAGCCGGGGTGATCAGCCTCCCTGTGGGGGGCAACAAAGACAAGGAAAACACCGGGGTCCTTCATGCCTTCCCACCTTGTGAGTTCTCCCAGCAGTTCCTGGATTCCCCTGCCAAGGCACTGGCCAAATCTGAAGAAGATTACCTGGTCATGATCATTGTCCGTG